A single window of Anomaloglossus baeobatrachus isolate aAnoBae1 chromosome 5, aAnoBae1.hap1, whole genome shotgun sequence DNA harbors:
- the LOC142312391 gene encoding oocyte zinc finger protein XlCOF29-like: MAERILHLTLEILFRLTGEDYTVVKKTSSERCQAPVSEGWGRPLSPITGPPPHPPIHEDINDQKILELTYKMIELLTGEVTLLGMLGHYTVTL, translated from the exons atggcggagaggatattacacctcaccctagagatcctcttccggcttactggagag gattacacagtagtaaagaagacctctagtgagcgctgtcaggcccctgtgtctgagggatggggaagacccctgagcccaatcacaggacctccacctcaccccccgatacatgaggacatcaatgaccagaagatcctagaactcacctacaagatgattgagctgctgactggagaggtgacactgctgggaatgctgggacattatacagtaacgctatga